The following coding sequences lie in one Miscanthus floridulus cultivar M001 chromosome 9, ASM1932011v1, whole genome shotgun sequence genomic window:
- the LOC136484212 gene encoding protein OCTOPUS-like yields the protein MDPSASVSVCRLHPGVAVTSFCPACLRDRLAGLHPPSAADLRRCKSFSYARSAAAVEPQRRSCDLFRHGQPIAAAVQEEEEEEDHHQQEPGRSHSHQQPKKSSSLGGLLGKKLQQWRRKSKKEPVAVVIPVPLPEMEMPARHRPSCDADPRRASWDARSGPVPALGCLPASMLSLPVEEDEDYDDSMAAPPAVPRSDGQIPVEEDYCYYYDNNINAAAAAAAAVPGGSVQTRDYYLDSSSSSRRRRSVDRSTTSGRNSFSDANNSEATCRMMMMNGNARVSPAGIAAERLYHYHEAHHHHHQSVLVHHQYCSREDEEEQQQQGPNNLRADDFSGSFGSGFPFRDGVSNGVPASKPNKKGIKGWSIWGLISKKSSSSSSRKYSREAAAAAAAGGAAGGGGGGEYEYPWPELRARGYNGQMLRCNSSLSARSSLSGTGIGSGNLSGRRSISGVEMRDAAARYNNNNNNGGFRTRRDEVLLERNLSTTRSSSYSRSGHHDLDPAMAPQMGVGMGMQYHQQQQLPPPTRRSSSNSKHEFSSLPAKAKTRRSTLGL from the coding sequence ATGGATCCTTCCGCTTCCGTTTCCGTGTGCCGCCTCCACCCGGGCGTCGCCGTCACCAGCTTCTGCCCAGCCTGCCTCCGCGACCGCCTCGCCGGCCTCCACCCTCCCTCCGCCGCCGACCTACGCCGCTGCAAGTCCTTCTCCTACGCGCGGTCTGCAGCCGCGGTGGAGCCGCAGCGCCGCTCCTGCGATCTCTTCCGCCACGGTCAGCCCATCGCGGCGGCggtgcaggaggaggaggaggaggaggaccatcaCCAGCAGGAGCCCGGCCGCTCACACAGTCACCAACAACCCAAAAAGTCGTCGTCCTTGGGCGGCCTCCTGGGCAAGAAGCTGCAGCAATGGCGCCGCAAGAGCAAGAAGGAGCCTGTGGCCGTGGTCATTCCCGTGCCGCTGCCGGAGATGGAGATGCCCGCCCGGCACCGTCCCTCCTGCGACGCGGACCCCCGCCGAGCTTCGTGGGACGCCCGGTCGGGACCCGTGCCGGCGCTCGGCTGCCTGCCGGCCTCCATGCTGTCCTTGCccgtggaggaggacgaggactacGACGACAGCATGGCAGCGCCGCCGGCGGTCCCGCGCTCCGATGGGCAAATCCCCGTGGAGGAagactactgctactactacgaCAACAATATCaatgctgcggctgcggctgcggcggcggtgccCGGCGGCTCCGTGCAGACGAGGGACTACTACCTGGACTCGTCCAGCTCCAGCAGGAGGCGCCGAAGCGTGGACCGCTCCACCACCTCTGGGCGCAACTCCTTCTCCGACGCCAACAACAGCGAAGCGACGtgcaggatgatgatgatgaatggcAATGCCAGGGTGTCACCGGCGGGTATCGCGGCAGAGAGGCTGTACCACTACCATGAGgcccaccaccatcatcatcagagCGTGCTTGTCCATCATCAGTACTGCAGCAGGGAAgacgaggaggagcagcagcagcaggggccCAACAATCTCCGCGCCGACGACTTCTCCGGGAGCTTCGGATCGGGGTTCCCGTTCCGGGATGGCGTTAGCAATGGCGTGCCAGCAagcaagcctaataagaaggggaTCAAGGGGTGGAGCATCTGGGGCCTCATAAGCaagaagagcagcagcagcagcagcaggaagtaCTCTCGagaggcagcggcagcggcagcagctgGGGGAgcagccggaggaggaggaggaggtgagtACGAGTACCCATGGCCGGAGCTCCGGGCAAGGGGGTACAACGGGCAGATGCTCCGGTGCAACAGCAGCCTAAGCGCGAGAAGCTCCTTGAGCGGCACTGGGATTGGGAGCGGGAATCTGAGTGGGAGGAGGAGCATCTCTGGTGTGGAGATGCGTGATGCCGCCGCCAGGTataacaataacaataacaatgGCGGCTTCAGGACGAGGAGGGACGAGGTCCTGCTGGAGAGGAACCTGAGCACGACGAGGTCGTCTTCTTACTCGAGATCAGGGCATCATGACCTTGATCCGGCAATGGCGCCGCAGATGGGAGTGGGAATGGGAATGCAataccaccagcagcagcagttgcCTCCACCAACCAGGCGCTCCTCTTCCAATTCCAAACATGAATTCAGCTCGTTGCCTGCTAAGGCCAAGACTAGGAGGAGCACGCTTGGactctag
- the LOC136480811 gene encoding uncharacterized protein, translating into MSSSALSDEEILHWVGEMVEAKLRGDNLTPIAMRPSWGFLSLGMRDVRASPAPILEDARWRAINQAHAEAQKKRKDAKAAKRTKQILTHEKLDERRRQQRKDGLPLEESPSPSLSTNASDEDDEGEMGRGPLDHLPDVGETVPGVLASSPVLLGGGGGAAPGSAVARLGAKADTPEERALGKRAISPVGSAVVVEQVAAGATQLPPQRTEGAPGSIEDQPAPMNMEVVPLLPPPPAQTRVAVAKRQKRPVEVLSLAPLKVLKVSPGSSAYWVAEAQAALQRGAASARVDPKEPATQEEAAEATLTQTREGVLPPREGKAHESDGTGVPLVAEATEVEVPRVSEAEATEAGAPKAAEAVAAGVDVSATTEAMMAEDEAPEITEADMTAVKPSAQEVEMTAAEALVVPLVQGPLLLRESAREAEVYPISSDDTSRAQEVVDAKETELEAEVTRAAEASSAVQTVLETEIGEHEALKSAALSAYEALEVEGRVLAVIASHYIGVDLPAISDGYVLPNDDEEADAAVTKLMEAAEGPDMALATLFEEEVVPPLPSADAGGPEP; encoded by the exons atgtcctcctccgccctttccgatgaggaaattcttcactgggtgggggagatggtggaggcgaagctgagagGCGACaacctgacccccatcgcgatgcgcccatcgtgggggttcctctcgctg gggatgagggatgtgcgagcctctcCGGCGCCCATTCTCGAGGACGCGAGGTGGCGGGCGATCAACcaggcgcacgccgaggcgcagaaAAAGAGGAAAgatgccaaggcggcgaagcgtacGAAGCAGATTCTCACGCACGAGAAACTAGATGAGCGTCGCCGccagcaaaggaaggatggcctcccgttggaggagtccccgtcgccgTCGTTATCGACGAATGCCTCGGACGAGGATGACGAGggtgagatggggcggggtcccctggaccatctccctgatgtaggggagacggtgcccggggtgttggcaagcagcccggtgctcctaggaggaggaggaggagctgccccaGGGTCGGCGGTTGCCCGCCtcggggccaaggccgacacgcccgaggagagggcgttgggcaaacgtgccatcagcccggtgggctcggcggtagtggtggagcaagtggcggcgggggcgacgcaactacccccgcagaggaccgagggggcgccggggtccatcgAGGACCAACCGGCACCGATGAACATGGAGGTCGTGCCTCTGCTGCCGCCACCGCCTGCGCAGACAAGGGTTGCAGTGGCGAAGCG TCAGAAGCGACCTGTGGAGGTGCTTTCCTTGGCGCCCCTCAAGGTGCTCAAGGTGAGCCCTGGCTCCTCCGCctactgggtggcggaggcgcaggCCGCCCTACAACGcggcgcggcatcggcgagggtcgacccgaaggagccggccacccaagaaGAGGCTGCCGAGGCGACCCTGACACAGACAAgggagggagtgcttccgccCCGCGAGGGCAAGGCTCATGAGTCGGATGGGACCGGGGTGCCCTTagttgctgaggccaccgaggtcgaggTCCCTAGGGTctctgaggctgaggcgacggaggccggggcgcccaaGGCCGCCGAGGCCGTAGCGGCGGGGGTCGATGTTtccgcgaccaccgaggccatgatggcggaggaCGAAGCCCCTGAGATCACTGAGGCTGACATGACGGCGGTGAAGCCATCTGCCCAGGAGGTGGAGATGAcggcggcggaggccttggtggtgcccttggttcagggcccgctgttgttacgagagagcgcccgggaggcggaggtctatccgatctcctccgatgatacttcccgggcgcaggAGGTGGTCGATGCCAAGGAGACCG AGTTGGAGGCGGAGGTCAcccgggcggccgaggcttctagcGCGGTGCAAACAGTGCTCGAgactgagatcggggagcacgaggcgctgaaaagTGCCGCCCTTTCCGCCTACGAGGCCTTGGAAGTCGAAGGG CGTGTGTTGGCCGTCATCGCCTCTCACTACATTggtgtcgacctcccggccatcagtgatggctatgtcctgcctaatgatgacgaggaggccgacgcggcggtcacgaagttgatggaggcggcggaaggccctgacATGGCGCTGGCaacgctgttcgaagaggaggtggtccctcccctgccgtctgccgatgctggaggccctgagccttga